The DNA segment GCGGTCGGAATCTCTATATGGGTCGGACTCCAGGGCTGGGGGATCTTCCATTATCTCCAGTGGCCCTTCTGGCTGGAGGTGGTGCTGACCATCATCGTTCTGGACTTCGTCATCTACCTGCAGCACGTCATGTTTCACGCGGTCCCGGTCCTTTGGCGCCTGCACATGATGCACCACGCGGACATGGACTACGATCTGACCACCGGCAACCGCTTTCATCCCATCGAGATACTCATTTCCCTAGGGATCAAGGCGGGGGCCATCGTCATTCTCGGGGCCCCTCCGGTGGGGGTCATCATCTTCGAGATCATCCTCAACGGGATGGCCATGTTCAACCATGCCAATCTTTTCATCCCGCTCGGGGTCGACCGTGTGCTACGGCTTCTGGTGGTCACCCCGGATATGCACCGCGTCCACCACTCGGTCTTCCCCAATGAAACCAACGCCAACTTCGGCTTCAACCTTCCGTGGTGGGACCGCCTTTGTGGAACGTACAAACCCCAGCCCACGAAAGGCCACGAACAGATGACCATCGGCCTGAACCAGTTCCGCGACCCGTCCCGCCTCACGCTTCCCTGGATGCTCGTCCTGCCCTTCGTCGGAAAGGGCGGCGCCTACGCCATCGGCAGGCGAGGGTCTACTTCGGGTCGGACCTAGATAACCCATTGAACAACATACGAAAGATTCCAAAAAAAGGCACTTTTAGAACCTTAAAAGCACTTTTTTGGCCTTAAAAAGCGATGTCTAAACATTCCTCTCCCCTTTTGAGAATACCAACCGGTGATTTACAAGCCCCTTTCACGGCTTCTTCCCACAGCTCCCTCCTTCTATTGTTGCATGACTTTCAGGGAAAGGAAAAACCTGGAATCTGCCTGATCATCTATTTCTGATGATCCTAAATCGAATGAGGAACAAGCGAATAGT comes from the Desulfatiglans anilini DSM 4660 genome and includes:
- a CDS encoding sterol desaturase family protein, which encodes MTEFITAHEPVIRMAFFAGIFSTVALAELLAPRRTLTTSKTSRWIGNIGIVFISTALLRVVFPAGAVGISIWVGLQGWGIFHYLQWPFWLEVVLTIIVLDFVIYLQHVMFHAVPVLWRLHMMHHADMDYDLTTGNRFHPIEILISLGIKAGAIVILGAPPVGVIIFEIILNGMAMFNHANLFIPLGVDRVLRLLVVTPDMHRVHHSVFPNETNANFGFNLPWWDRLCGTYKPQPTKGHEQMTIGLNQFRDPSRLTLPWMLVLPFVGKGGAYAIGRRGSTSGRT